Part of the Candidatus Saccharimonadales bacterium genome, TCTACGACTTTGCATGATTAGAAATACTCTAACATCTTATGGTTAGCTTGTCTATACTAAGAGGCCTCGCTCTGTTCCTGTCTTAGTGCGGCCCCGGATTGATCGGCGTCCCATGTCGTAGTTGATAATAGACTACGTACTCTCCTGTCGATTTCCGCGGCACCAGGCTCGAGAAGTCGAGGTGAGCCTCCTGCGAGAGGATAGTCTCGGTATGTGACTGAGAAATTATCGAGATAATCGCTTCTCTGTCCGTTTCCTCCGATGAGCACTTCATAGCGTATTGGATCGTTTGCAGTCGGTCGATCGAGCGGTGAGGTCATCCATACAGTCACAGGCCATCTGGAGTCGTGGCGACCGCGGCGTACATCGTGAACTTCAGCAAAGTCCTCGTCCACCTCTGCCGATCCGGTTATTACGCTCAACGATTCGGGCCCAGCTTCGCTGTTTAGCGCAGTTGAGGCCACTACATCCGCCTTATCTCTAAAGAGGCGCTTCAAGGCTTCTATGGTCGCCCCGCGTTCTTCTTCGGGGCTGCCTAACATGTGGACTGGCTCATGTTGTTCGGTCATATTTTAAGTAAGTATAGCAAAAAGTGAGTTGAGTATTAGCTAACTTACCGCAAACCAGATAGGTCCACCGCCTGAAGCAAAAGTTATAGACGTCGGCGGGGTTGCGCCTGCTCCGGTCCCGAGCTGCGCACTACGTTGTGCGCTACCCGTAGCACCAAAGTTAACCGCCGTAGGTCCTAGGGTCGGATCACCACGCAGAAAGCTGCAAGAAGTCCCATTGTAATAGACAGCTGCCCAGTATTTCCCAGGCGTTAAGGTAAGTGATTGGCCACTAGCAACCGTGAGGGTTACCGTATTGCTCCCCGCTCCGTTCAACCCGACACTCGCCCAATTAGAGCTTTGATCAGCGGTGTAACCAAGTAACGTGCCACTCGAATTATAGATTAGGCCGTAGCATTGTCCGGAGGTAAGGGCCGAACCCGCAGTTTGGACATACACATAGAATTTGCTTATTGTCGTCGACTGACGGATTTGAAAGGCGCTACCGCTGATAACGCCGGAGCCAGGGTTATAGCCTTGGTTCTGGAGCTGGAATGGGTCGCACGTCCAGGAAGCAAGACCGGAATCTGCTGGTTGCCATGAGCTATTAGTATTAACGGATGTAAGTTCAGCCCATGTCCCTGGACTTCCGGCAATTTTGCAGATCCAAATATTGGCGGTTTGGTCAATGATAAAGTCACCGACTGCAAACGTTCCCGAAGTAGGGGCACCCGAAGCCGTTGCACCTACATATCGGCTTGCAGCCGTTGCACCAGATAAACCAGAAGCTACAAAAGTCGGTGAGCTCATCGTTCCAGAGACGGTCAGACTGTCGTCGGTCTGGAGTAGCCCGGCAGAGTTTCTGTATAGATTCGTATCACCTGCGGCACTGCCCGACCCCCAAAGCAACTTACCATTTGAATCAATGATGAGTCTTTGCTGGGAGTCGGCGTTGACGTACACGCCAACCACTTTGTCTCCTGCCGCATTCGCTTGAAGCATCGCAGAAGGAACCGATGGCGTTGAAATCGAGTTGATTAAGGTAAGAATCGCCGCAGATGCTTGTCCTGATTGCAGCGTCAGTTTCCCATTCCAGCTGGGAGGGGCGGTATCAGTTCTCACGACTAGGGGCGGGAAATGGGTAAATAGATTCGAATTTGTCGTTCCGGAGCCGCCAAAATCGGTTAAGAAGTGCGGGACTCCCTGTCCAGTGCTGGCAAGATTTACCGGGTTCTGTACACCAACGTTGCCCAGAGCTACTACATTCGATTGGTACCTAGAGAGGTAGACGGACCCAGTGGCCGACCCACTCCAGTTGAGGTCATAGCAGTTTATACTGTTACTTGCACCTTGCCCGTTACTATCAAATGTGCACATGTTGAATCTAATATCCGACCCGCTACCTACGACTCTTGCCCCATCTGAGTAGTTATTGAAGAATCGGAAGTTCGTAAAGAAGCATTTGTGAGTACCGTCACTACCGCTGTTGCCTACTGTTAGGGCAGTCAGTCCTTGTTGGGCTTCGCCTTGGACAAAACGAATATCCGTTGGAGATCCGTTAGCCCCGTTCTGGATGGTAATAATTGAATTCGTTCCACTGCCGTTTGGGAAACAGCCGAGGTCCATGTTCGTAAAATAGTGACTTGCGCAGTTTCCAACGATATTAATTGTGGAGCCGCTCGACGCGTCACTTATGGCGGCATTGAAGTTGACGGCCGTAATGTCATAGCAGTCTTGAAATCGAAAGACATCAAGATTGGCAGAGTTACCTGTTGCCGCACCAATCTGCTGAAAGTTGATATCAGACAAAAAGTGCTGCGCCCCCCAGCCAACATTGGTATTGCTCTGGATATGAATACCCCCAGCACAATTGAGGCCGCTCAAGCTTCGAAGCATCGTGGCAAATCCGGCGTTCACACTCGTTGCCACCGACTCTATACACCAGCCGTTAATGTACTGGAAGAAGACGTTTGAGACACGACAGTTTCGCCCACCTTGCAGTAGTATGCCATCGGCCACTGGGTTATTAGTGATGGTCGACGAAGAACCTATAATTGATAAGTTTTCAATGCCACAGTAGCCTGCGGTAACTGATATTACTTCAGCGCCAGTAAAGGTTGGGCCAATAACGATTTTGGTGGCATTTGGCCCATCGCCAGATATCCGAAGCCCGGTGGTGCCGATTGTCAAAAGCGTACTGGCGTTAAACAAGTAACTTCCAGCTGGTAGGTATACTGTCTGTCCCTGTGATGCAGCAGCTAGAGCGCTTGCAATTGCCGATGAGTCGTCTGTAGTTCCGTTTCCTGTAGCTCCGTACTGTTTGACATTAATCCAATCAGTTGTGCCAACTAAGGTACTCCACCCAGCCGTACTGCCGTTGGTCGCAGTGAGCACCTGTCCACTACTCGGAGTTCCAGTAATAGCAACCCCGTTAATCTTTGTTACTGCAGGATTAGAGTAAGTCCCGGATAAATCACCAGCAGCTGAAGTCTCTTGTGTTATGACACCAGCACTCTGCAGCGCGCTCGGCAGGATTGTCCCATCTTGGTTCAAGGAAACTTCAAGAAAGTCATTGAGGATGGTCCCCCAATTTCCCGAATCTCCTCCAACATCAGGCAGTCTGGCCATGAGTATCAAAAACTCCCACGTTATCTGAAGCGGTTACGATTAAGTGTAGCATGGCGGGTAGTGGATAGAGGAGTGAGAAAGGTCATACGATAGGCGGACGAGCTGCCGTATACTGGTTATTTACTTTATAGTTAGACCCTAGATGTCCGAGAATCGTCTTACTCGTATATACGAATACCTCAAAGAGGCACAACTAAGTCTCGGTGTATGTGCGCTCATGGCAGTCACGAATGCACTGGACAGGTCAGGGGCAGGTATGATGGTATATGCGAATAGCCCTTTGTCCGAACAAGCCATACGCGCACTACCGTCTGCACTCCCAACGCCAGTGACAACCGGTAACTTGCCCGTCGATATTGCTATCCAGGCTGCTGAAACGTTTGTTACCGCTGAAGTTGCCCGAAGAACCAGCTCAGCCAAGCAACTTCTTGGCGGTGCGGTAGCCGCACAAGTCCTTAGTTGTAGCGTTGACGCCGCCGTCGAGCGAACAGGCTGGTTAAACGCTGCGGAAAGAATGCAACCTGACGTCGGATTCTCAGCAATCAGTGCTGCCTGGCTAACTAAGTTCTTTCTTGATCGCGCTGAGCGCGCTAAAACACCACTGCGAAAAGGGCTTTGGCGACTAGGTATGGCAGCTTACGCAGGCACTATCACTCTCGGATACTACTTTATGGACAGAGCGAGTGGTGGAAAGCTGGATTTAACCTCGCACGCCTCTGGCATTGCTGTAGGAGTAGCAATGCACGCGCTGGGGAAGCAGCCGGATAACCACGCCTATACTAGTGAACCTACAAACTCCATTGGGAATGGGGTCTAAGTATCCTAAAAGCGCAAGCGTTATAATACATTGCAGTCATGCAACGTAAACCCTTTCTTCAAATTACGAAACAAAAATTAAGGACTATCCTGGGTTGCCTATGGCTACTTGATGGTCTTCTACAGCTCCAACCCAAGATGTTCACTAGTGGTTTCGCAAACCAAGTACTGGCTCCTGCGGGCCAGGGACAACCATCATTTGTTCACAGTGGCGTTCACTTAGCGGTACATGCCGTCCTTATGCATCCCGCACTATTCGATGCCTGTTTTGCGCTCATCCAGCTCGCTTTA contains:
- a CDS encoding glycosyl hydrolase family 28-related protein, with the protein product MARLPDVGGDSGNWGTILNDFLEVSLNQDGTILPSALQSAGVITQETSAAGDLSGTYSNPAVTKINGVAITGTPSSGQVLTATNGSTAGWSTLVGTTDWINVKQYGATGNGTTDDSSAIASALAAASQGQTVYLPAGSYLFNASTLLTIGTTGLRISGDGPNATKIVIGPTFTGAEVISVTAGYCGIENLSIIGSSSTITNNPVADGILLQGGRNCRVSNVFFQYINGWCIESVATSVNAGFATMLRSLSGLNCAGGIHIQSNTNVGWGAQHFLSDINFQQIGAATGNSANLDVFRFQDCYDITAVNFNAAISDASSGSTINIVGNCASHYFTNMDLGCFPNGSGTNSIITIQNGANGSPTDIRFVQGEAQQGLTALTVGNSGSDGTHKCFFTNFRFFNNYSDGARVVGSGSDIRFNMCTFDSNGQGASNSINCYDLNWSGSATGSVYLSRYQSNVVALGNVGVQNPVNLASTGQGVPHFLTDFGGSGTTNSNLFTHFPPLVVRTDTAPPSWNGKLTLQSGQASAAILTLINSISTPSVPSAMLQANAAGDKVVGVYVNADSQQRLIIDSNGKLLWGSGSAAGDTNLYRNSAGLLQTDDSLTVSGTMSSPTFVASGLSGATAASRYVGATASGAPTSGTFAVGDFIIDQTANIWICKIAGSPGTWAELTSVNTNSSWQPADSGLASWTCDPFQLQNQGYNPGSGVISGSAFQIRQSTTISKFYVYVQTAGSALTSGQCYGLIYNSSGTLLGYTADQSSNWASVGLNGAGSNTVTLTVASGQSLTLTPGKYWAAVYYNGTSCSFLRGDPTLGPTAVNFGATGSAQRSAQLGTGAGATPPTSITFASGGGPIWFAVS